One part of the Glycine max cultivar Williams 82 chromosome 14, Glycine_max_v4.0, whole genome shotgun sequence genome encodes these proteins:
- the LOC100527853 gene encoding FCS-like zinc-finger domain-containing protein, whose translation MLLGKRPRPPMKRTTSMSEMTLDLNTAAAADAAANQQRSGVGPGAAADQTTRMLATPKILRRHSSDFGDTPPFLRACSLCKRCLVPGHDIYMYRGDNAFCSLECRQQQMNQDERKEKFVMASKKKVVATPPSGSQVAVATATKGETTVVAL comes from the exons ATGCTGCTCGGAAAGAGACCTCGTCCTCCAATGAAGAGAACCACAAGCATGTCCGAAATGACCTTGGATCTGAacaccgccgccgccgccgatGCCGCCGCCAACCAACAGAGATCAGGTGTTGGTCCCGGTGCTGCAGCAGATCAGACTACGAGGATGTTGGCAACACCCAAAATCCTCAGAAGACATTCTTCGGATTTCGGAGACACGCCTCCCTTCCTTCGCGCCTGCTCCCTCTGCAAACGTTGTCTGGTGCCCGGTCACGACATCTACATGTACAG ggGTGATAATGCTTTTTGCAGCCTGGAGTGCCGCCAACAGCAGATGAACCAGGACGAGAGAAAAGAGAAGTTTGTCATGGCGTCGAAGAAAAAGGTCGTGGCTACTCCACCGTCTGGGTCTCAAGTCGCCGTCGCCACCGCCACCAAGGGTGAAACAACCGTGGTGGCGTTGTAG